A region of Thermorudis peleae DNA encodes the following proteins:
- the hpt gene encoding hypoxanthine phosphoribosyltransferase, with protein MAEMLASAEQLAPLSQRPHRFAHPAEAEFAAFLDFFRIRWLYEPKSFPLRWHDGHVVEMFTPDFYLPDYDLYVELTTMKQSLVTRKHRKVRRLRQLYPHINIVVVYRKNYYELLSRFGYGAVDITALRPDQIERVLLSPAEIEQRVRELGQQISQDYAGQSLVLVGVLKGVTFFLADLARAITRPLVIDYLELTRDLNAGVAIRRDLTVDIRGKHVLLVEDIVNTGATLDFIRRTLLARQPASLEICALLDKADRRLIPVPVRYVGFTIPNEFVVGYGLDYRELYRNLPFICVLKHDVYETNGNGLAHLTAPLHSPTPSVQQVA; from the coding sequence ATGGCAGAAATGCTGGCCTCCGCTGAGCAGCTAGCGCCACTATCGCAACGGCCCCACCGTTTTGCGCACCCCGCTGAAGCTGAATTCGCTGCATTCCTCGATTTCTTCCGCATCCGCTGGTTGTATGAACCAAAATCCTTTCCACTCCGTTGGCACGATGGCCACGTCGTCGAGATGTTCACCCCTGATTTCTACCTTCCGGACTACGACCTCTACGTTGAACTGACAACGATGAAGCAAAGCTTAGTGACGCGGAAGCACCGCAAAGTACGGCGACTTCGTCAGCTCTATCCCCACATTAACATTGTTGTGGTCTACCGCAAAAACTATTATGAACTGCTTTCACGCTTTGGTTATGGCGCTGTCGATATCACTGCCCTCCGTCCTGATCAAATCGAACGGGTGCTGTTGAGCCCGGCTGAGATCGAGCAACGGGTACGCGAGCTAGGACAACAGATTTCCCAAGACTACGCTGGCCAGTCTCTTGTCTTGGTCGGCGTGCTGAAGGGCGTGACATTCTTCCTGGCAGACCTTGCCCGCGCAATCACCCGCCCGCTGGTGATCGATTATCTCGAGCTCACCCGCGACCTCAACGCTGGTGTTGCCATCCGTCGCGATCTCACGGTTGACATTCGTGGCAAGCACGTACTCCTGGTTGAGGATATCGTCAACACTGGGGCAACACTCGACTTTATCCGCCGTACACTGCTTGCGCGTCAGCCGGCCAGCCTCGAAATTTGCGCCTTGCTCGACAAGGCTGATCGTCGTCTTATCCCCGTTCCCGTACGCTATGTCGGTTTCACGATTCCGAATGAGTTCGTGGTCGGCTATGGACTCGACTATCGCGAACTCTACCGCAATCTGCCGTTCATTTGCGTGCTCAAGCACGATGTCTACGAAACGAATGGCAATGGCCTCGCGCACCTCACTGCTCCGCTCCATTCGCCGACACCAAGCGTGCAGCAGGTCGCGTGA
- a CDS encoding heme o synthase has protein sequence MATSQTGQRRLQWLAGVTAAAAYLLIVIGGAVRISGAGLSCGTDWPLCNGRLLPGADLLAWVEVLHRLGALIVIVLTAGLTYTAWQNRARDRWYSRLGLLALSLVLVQAGLGALTVRTRLSAPVVALHLGVSLVYLATTLIFATRALTEQRRHPAPAKPVLGWLGWVTSGMLFILLVSGTYTAVRGGGFACPDWPICGQSWLPEGWSAVDIQLIHRWLALATLLLLVLTTWRAWRREVSPLVTGLTVAALALFIAQVFVGAATVWFQLNPAVRAAHLAVSAFLWALLMLALTADQLGLALAPVRREFRVRRAAQVLRDYWVLMKPGVMVLLLLTTFCAMLVAERGWPAWHTLLWTLLGGVLSSGGAAAINHFWDRDADALMTRTRTRPLPQGRLRPEHAAIFGVTLSVLAVYLLTAFVNPVAALLALAGNLFYVFVYTIWLKRTTPQNIVIGGAAGAVPPLVGWAAITHTISLPALLMFLVVFAWTPPHFWALALYKRTDYAVAGIPMMPAVRGEEETRRQIFLYTVLLVLASLAFYPTGALGLFYLIAALVLGARFIWLTAQLLRERDDRIARKVFFYSMQYLGLLFLAMVIDVLIRSHWG, from the coding sequence ATGGCGACCTCCCAGACTGGGCAGCGGCGACTTCAATGGCTTGCTGGGGTAACGGCAGCCGCGGCCTATCTGCTGATTGTCATTGGCGGGGCGGTTCGAATTTCTGGAGCTGGACTGAGTTGTGGTACCGATTGGCCGCTCTGCAACGGCCGACTCTTACCCGGTGCTGATCTTCTCGCTTGGGTCGAGGTGCTCCATCGTCTTGGGGCTCTCATCGTTATCGTCCTCACGGCTGGCTTGACCTACACCGCCTGGCAGAACCGTGCGCGCGATCGGTGGTATAGCAGGCTTGGACTCCTCGCCCTTAGCCTCGTCCTTGTTCAAGCAGGTCTCGGCGCGCTCACCGTGCGAACACGGCTGAGCGCTCCGGTAGTTGCCCTTCACCTGGGCGTTTCGCTTGTCTATTTGGCAACCACCCTTATCTTCGCGACCCGGGCACTGACCGAGCAGCGGCGGCACCCTGCTCCTGCTAAACCGGTTCTCGGCTGGCTCGGCTGGGTCACAAGTGGCATGCTGTTCATTTTACTGGTCAGTGGGACATACACCGCTGTTCGAGGAGGTGGTTTTGCCTGCCCAGACTGGCCGATATGTGGCCAAAGCTGGTTACCAGAGGGCTGGAGTGCTGTCGACATCCAGCTCATCCATCGATGGCTCGCGCTCGCGACGTTACTACTCCTCGTTCTGACAACCTGGCGCGCGTGGCGGCGCGAAGTCTCGCCACTAGTCACTGGGCTCACAGTCGCTGCCCTCGCGTTGTTCATCGCGCAGGTGTTTGTAGGAGCGGCGACTGTCTGGTTTCAGCTGAACCCCGCCGTGCGTGCTGCCCACCTTGCAGTGTCGGCATTCCTTTGGGCCCTGCTCATGCTTGCCCTGACAGCTGATCAACTCGGCCTTGCTCTTGCCCCAGTACGTCGAGAGTTCCGGGTTCGGCGCGCTGCGCAAGTTCTCCGTGACTACTGGGTGTTAATGAAGCCAGGCGTCATGGTCCTGCTGCTTTTGACAACGTTCTGCGCCATGCTCGTTGCCGAACGCGGCTGGCCAGCCTGGCATACCTTGCTTTGGACATTGCTCGGTGGAGTGCTCTCTTCCGGCGGAGCTGCAGCGATCAACCATTTCTGGGATCGCGACGCCGACGCGTTGATGACCCGGACGCGGACGCGTCCGTTGCCGCAAGGCCGGCTGCGTCCCGAGCATGCGGCGATTTTCGGTGTGACCCTCTCTGTGCTGGCCGTCTACCTCCTCACCGCGTTTGTCAACCCAGTTGCCGCACTCCTCGCACTCGCTGGGAACCTGTTCTACGTTTTTGTCTACACCATTTGGCTCAAGCGAACGACCCCACAGAACATCGTGATCGGCGGTGCAGCTGGCGCAGTGCCGCCGCTCGTCGGCTGGGCCGCAATTACGCATACGATTAGCCTGCCCGCGCTGCTCATGTTCCTCGTCGTGTTCGCCTGGACACCCCCACACTTTTGGGCGCTCGCGCTCTACAAGCGCACGGACTATGCCGTCGCCGGGATCCCAATGATGCCCGCCGTCCGTGGTGAAGAGGAAACACGCCGCCAGATCTTCCTCTACACGGTGCTTCTGGTGCTTGCCAGCCTCGCGTTCTATCCCACTGGCGCGCTTGGGCTTTTCTACTTGATAGCTGCACTCGTGCTCGGCGCCCGCTTCATCTGGCTGACAGCCCAGTTGCTTCGTGAGCGGGATGACCGGATTGCCCGGAAGGTCTTCTTCTACTCAATGCAGTATCTTGGTCTCCTCTTCTTGGCGATGGTCATCGATGTGCTGATCCGGAGCCACTGGGGCTAA
- a CDS encoding Fpg/Nei family DNA glycosylase has protein sequence MPELPEVEAARRGIAEQLVGKTLVGYTLYRPSLLHAPDGLSLDQLVGQRLVAVNRWGKHLWLTFEQLGLLLHLKLTGQLVARGAAIPGFAAGHPVPAYDAPLPHKSTALQLDFCPDAHLYLTDVRSFARAWLWPPEAIVATVQELRLGPDLLSPDFTREAFIQRLTRRREGQLKPVLLDQRVVAGLGNIYVDESLWQAQLHPARRVGTLTLPEIDRLYEAIKTVMEVAVPIGGARILHGKALPPPGEFPFVHGRAGQPCLRCGTTILKIVVGQRGTYLCPHCQPAPSGQPVTMADDTKAETGEALSDDADAMAE, from the coding sequence ATGCCTGAATTGCCCGAAGTCGAAGCGGCTCGCCGGGGCATCGCCGAGCAATTGGTCGGCAAGACGCTCGTCGGTTACACGCTCTATCGGCCAAGCTTGCTGCATGCGCCTGACGGGCTTTCGCTCGACCAACTCGTCGGCCAGCGGCTTGTTGCAGTGAACCGCTGGGGGAAACACCTGTGGCTTACCTTTGAGCAGCTTGGGTTGCTGTTGCATCTCAAGCTCACTGGCCAGCTCGTTGCTCGCGGTGCGGCAATCCCCGGCTTCGCTGCGGGCCATCCTGTCCCAGCCTACGACGCCCCGTTGCCACACAAGTCGACTGCATTACAACTGGATTTCTGTCCCGACGCCCATCTCTATCTCACGGATGTGCGGAGCTTCGCCCGGGCTTGGCTTTGGCCCCCAGAGGCGATTGTCGCGACGGTGCAAGAGCTAAGGCTTGGTCCAGACCTCCTCTCCCCGGACTTTACCCGTGAGGCCTTTATCCAGCGGCTAACACGTCGCCGGGAAGGTCAGCTGAAGCCAGTCCTCCTGGACCAGCGTGTGGTCGCCGGCCTTGGCAACATTTACGTCGATGAAAGCCTGTGGCAAGCCCAGCTTCACCCTGCTCGCCGGGTTGGCACGCTCACCCTGCCAGAAATTGACCGCCTCTATGAGGCGATCAAGACGGTGATGGAGGTGGCTGTGCCGATCGGCGGTGCCCGCATCCTGCACGGTAAGGCGTTGCCACCTCCGGGCGAGTTTCCGTTCGTGCATGGAAGAGCTGGGCAGCCGTGCCTGCGCTGCGGCACGACAATCCTCAAGATTGTCGTCGGTCAACGGGGAACCTATCTCTGCCCGCACTGTCAGCCTGCGCCTAGCGGACAGCCTGTTACCATGGCAGATGATACAAAGGCAGAAACGGGCGAAGCCCTGAGCGATGACGCGGATGCAATGGCGGAGTAG
- the trpS gene encoding tryptophan--tRNA ligase produces the protein MAAKPRVLSGIQPTGGIHIGNYLGAIRNWVAQQDQYDNLFCIVDLHAMTLPYDAQTLRARTLELASVLLAAGIDPARSVLFVQSDVREHTELCWILGTLATVGELRRMTQFKEKSKGNERVGAGILFYPVLQAADILLYDAAYVPVGEDQKQHIELTRDLAIRFNHTFGETFVIPEPDIKPTGARIMSLTNPLKKMSKSDPDPDSRIELRDPPDVIRRKIRRAVTDSETVIRYDEEHKPAISNLLTIYSLFADIPIPELEQRYAGKGYGEFKRDLAEVIIEKLTPLQARLAEYDAHPERVIAILTEGAARARELAAAKMAVVRERCGLGLPRLESLTISPLQTALSSQ, from the coding sequence ATGGCCGCCAAGCCACGTGTGCTTTCTGGGATTCAACCGACGGGCGGCATCCATATCGGAAACTATCTCGGAGCGATTCGCAACTGGGTTGCACAGCAGGACCAATATGACAATCTCTTCTGTATTGTCGACCTGCACGCCATGACGTTGCCGTATGATGCCCAGACGTTGCGCGCGCGAACGCTCGAGCTCGCAAGTGTCCTACTGGCAGCAGGCATTGATCCGGCACGCTCAGTCCTTTTCGTGCAATCTGACGTCCGAGAGCATACCGAACTGTGCTGGATTTTGGGAACGCTGGCAACAGTCGGCGAACTGCGCCGGATGACGCAGTTTAAAGAGAAGTCGAAGGGCAATGAGCGCGTCGGCGCCGGCATTCTCTTCTATCCCGTCTTACAGGCTGCCGACATTTTGCTTTACGATGCCGCCTACGTACCGGTCGGCGAAGATCAGAAGCAGCATATTGAACTGACGCGAGATCTCGCCATCCGCTTCAATCACACTTTTGGTGAGACATTTGTCATTCCGGAGCCGGATATCAAGCCGACGGGCGCGCGCATTATGTCGCTCACCAATCCGCTCAAGAAGATGAGCAAGAGCGACCCGGATCCGGACAGCCGGATCGAGTTGCGCGATCCGCCCGATGTCATTCGCCGCAAGATCCGTCGTGCGGTAACTGACTCTGAAACCGTCATTCGATACGATGAGGAACACAAGCCGGCGATCTCGAACTTGCTGACGATCTATTCACTCTTTGCTGATATACCGATTCCGGAGCTGGAACAGCGCTACGCCGGCAAAGGATACGGGGAGTTCAAGCGTGATCTTGCCGAGGTCATTATCGAAAAGCTGACACCGCTTCAGGCTCGTCTTGCTGAATATGACGCACATCCTGAACGCGTCATTGCCATTCTGACGGAAGGCGCAGCCCGTGCTCGTGAGCTTGCTGCCGCGAAGATGGCAGTTGTTCGCGAACGCTGCGGCCTGGGGTTGCCACGGCTCGAGTCACTCACAATCTCGCCCTTGCAGACAGCCCTGTCAAGCCAGTAA
- a CDS encoding ferredoxin family protein, which yields MTAVIDPIRDRAGLERKLATTSYHVDPGRPHIRIIDPDVCLQCQRKQCVNCCPAACYTLQPDGHVLFSYEGCVECGTCRIVCYEFHNIEWHYPRGGFGVQYRYG from the coding sequence ATGACGGCGGTCATCGACCCGATCCGTGACCGAGCTGGGCTAGAGCGCAAGCTGGCAACGACGAGCTATCACGTTGACCCAGGCCGGCCACATATTCGCATTATCGACCCCGACGTCTGCCTGCAATGTCAACGGAAGCAATGCGTCAACTGTTGTCCTGCTGCATGCTACACTCTGCAACCCGACGGCCATGTGCTCTTCTCATACGAGGGCTGTGTCGAATGCGGCACGTGCCGCATCGTCTGCTACGAATTCCACAACATTGAGTGGCACTATCCGCGCGGCGGCTTTGGCGTTCAGTATCGCTATGGCTAG
- the csm4 gene encoding type III-A CRISPR-associated RAMP protein Csm4 — protein sequence MPQLTCYQLHFTGPVHLAERGIGIEETADLAHSDTLFSALCWALRLGWGDNELGRLLDAFHQGEPPFLLSFGFPFAGTVRFLPRPLLPLPAELPDALRKRWQSVRFISSDLFALWVRRDEPALRQALAAEQITADGDVGLTPAAAAHLPPIPADGGWFWRRVAVPRVTLDRASNASALYFAGRLQFAPACGLALFIAWRDRQWQPTIERALAELGELGLGGLRSIGYGAFHVTVGEDLILPDLPAESQAVLLSLYAPRREELEAGVLGPGARYDFLVRGGWITAPDGTRYRRRTVRMLTEGGVIVQPATTPVRGTLVDVRPAIPHLHPVYRYGLALTVPARQGGR from the coding sequence ATGCCACAGCTAACGTGTTACCAACTCCACTTCACCGGGCCAGTGCATTTGGCCGAACGAGGCATTGGGATTGAAGAGACTGCTGACCTCGCCCACTCCGATACCCTCTTCAGTGCCCTTTGCTGGGCCTTACGGCTAGGCTGGGGCGATAACGAACTCGGCCGGCTGCTCGACGCCTTCCACCAGGGGGAACCGCCTTTTTTGCTCTCGTTTGGCTTCCCGTTTGCTGGGACTGTACGCTTCCTGCCACGACCTCTGCTCCCCCTCCCAGCGGAACTCCCCGATGCCCTGCGCAAGCGTTGGCAGTCTGTCCGCTTTATTTCGTCAGACCTATTTGCGTTGTGGGTACGCAGGGACGAGCCAGCATTACGGCAAGCACTAGCTGCAGAGCAGATCACGGCCGACGGCGATGTTGGACTTACACCGGCAGCCGCTGCTCACCTGCCGCCTATTCCTGCCGACGGTGGCTGGTTTTGGCGGCGTGTCGCCGTCCCCCGTGTCACCCTCGATCGCGCAAGCAATGCTTCGGCTCTCTACTTCGCCGGGCGGCTCCAGTTTGCCCCAGCGTGTGGGCTTGCACTTTTTATCGCGTGGCGCGATCGACAATGGCAACCCACAATTGAGCGCGCGCTGGCAGAACTCGGTGAGCTCGGCCTCGGCGGGCTGCGGAGCATCGGCTACGGGGCATTTCACGTGACGGTTGGTGAGGATCTCATCCTACCTGACCTGCCCGCAGAAAGCCAGGCCGTACTACTTTCCCTCTATGCCCCACGGCGTGAAGAGCTAGAGGCGGGCGTGCTCGGGCCGGGCGCCCGCTACGACTTCCTCGTCCGTGGTGGCTGGATCACTGCCCCAGACGGCACACGCTACCGTCGTCGTACCGTTCGGATGCTGACTGAGGGAGGAGTCATCGTCCAGCCAGCTACCACGCCCGTGCGTGGCACGCTGGTTGACGTCCGCCCCGCTATTCCCCACTTGCACCCGGTTTACCGATACGGTCTCGCCCTCACCGTTCCTGCCAGACAAGGAGGCAGATGA
- a CDS encoding (2Fe-2S) ferredoxin domain-containing protein encodes MYFCRKHLLICTANHCSQKGAQQVAARLRIELKRRGLDAEVMANTCDSIDLCDIGPNIVVYPDRIIYHGVQVSDIPEILASLEPGGQPVERLRLDANTPSEQQRRAFYAEVAAQEPMPSDAFLALAAHYGFDQAWAAEQAQRGFIARKPGPDGQLVVTLTSKTRNRYRLSTKPEPSA; translated from the coding sequence ATGTACTTCTGCCGCAAGCATCTGCTTATCTGTACCGCCAACCACTGCAGTCAAAAAGGGGCGCAGCAGGTCGCGGCTCGCTTGCGCATCGAGCTCAAGCGTCGCGGGCTGGACGCCGAGGTGATGGCCAACACATGCGACTCGATCGATCTCTGTGACATTGGTCCCAACATCGTCGTTTACCCTGACAGGATCATTTATCATGGCGTCCAGGTTAGCGATATCCCCGAGATTCTTGCGTCGCTAGAACCGGGCGGGCAGCCAGTCGAGCGACTACGGCTTGACGCCAACACGCCTTCAGAGCAGCAACGTCGGGCATTTTACGCAGAGGTTGCCGCACAGGAACCAATGCCATCTGATGCCTTCTTGGCACTGGCAGCGCACTACGGCTTTGACCAGGCCTGGGCAGCTGAACAAGCACAACGCGGCTTTATCGCGCGGAAGCCTGGCCCAGATGGTCAACTCGTTGTGACGCTTACGAGCAAGACAAGGAACCGCTATCGCCTTAGCACCAAACCTGAACCATCAGCATAG
- the csm5 gene encoding type III-A CRISPR-associated RAMP protein Csm5 — protein sequence MMRKTAIALRQYTIELETLTPVHIGAGGPPLLLNYDAALWRGMVWVFDVERVISERMTLDDIERGADPQINRLLRPEDYPAYARYRLPAPRAMSTQMRDILPLERDSTGHPYLPGRSLKGAIRTALLYWALRHRVESQRPQQATQHATPSPEHEPEYLSLIKRILEAQGLRREWAARDLEQAIFQRPTQQAQTEHTGASSQPRKRFDPNHDLGRALRFSDSAPITTPSPAVEVIGIFAARNSRSQPGNVTSRIFAEVLPAHTQATFILSIDEGLFGTDDGLDESLHAFASPQYLLRASREFAYRLTKLEYDYAFSAQFSAIAAFYAELAQRIKQAPRNEAYLQIGWGTGWHAKTIGPLLKLTQPGQELLAALITRFRLDRERGSTPFPKTRRYIEQDGQPVLPLGWVRIRIPELANEPASVTAH from the coding sequence ATGATGCGCAAAACGGCCATCGCACTTCGGCAGTACACGATCGAGCTTGAAACACTGACACCAGTACATATCGGCGCTGGCGGGCCTCCCCTGCTCCTTAATTACGATGCTGCTCTCTGGCGCGGCATGGTGTGGGTCTTTGACGTTGAGCGGGTCATCAGCGAGCGTATGACACTTGACGACATTGAGCGGGGTGCTGATCCACAGATCAACCGCTTGCTACGGCCTGAAGATTATCCCGCCTACGCGCGCTATCGCCTGCCAGCTCCACGCGCGATGAGCACCCAGATGCGCGACATTCTGCCGCTGGAACGCGATAGCACCGGCCACCCGTACTTGCCAGGGAGATCCCTGAAAGGCGCAATCCGCACGGCATTGCTCTATTGGGCACTGCGCCACAGGGTAGAGAGCCAGCGACCGCAGCAGGCGACTCAGCATGCAACGCCCTCACCCGAGCATGAACCCGAGTATCTCTCTCTGATCAAGCGTATACTCGAAGCCCAGGGATTGCGACGAGAATGGGCAGCTCGCGATCTCGAACAGGCCATCTTTCAGCGGCCAACACAGCAAGCCCAGACTGAGCACACCGGTGCTTCGTCTCAGCCACGCAAGCGATTCGATCCCAATCACGACCTGGGGCGCGCGCTCCGCTTCAGTGATAGCGCGCCGATCACAACACCAAGCCCGGCTGTGGAAGTGATTGGGATTTTCGCGGCACGCAACAGCAGATCACAGCCCGGCAATGTAACCTCGCGTATCTTCGCCGAAGTACTACCGGCACACACACAGGCGACATTCATCTTGTCAATTGACGAAGGTCTCTTCGGCACAGACGACGGACTGGATGAATCACTGCATGCTTTCGCAAGCCCCCAATACCTGCTGCGTGCAAGCCGCGAATTCGCCTACCGTCTTACCAAACTCGAATACGACTATGCATTTAGCGCACAATTCAGCGCGATCGCCGCGTTCTATGCGGAGCTTGCCCAGCGCATCAAGCAGGCACCACGAAACGAGGCATATCTCCAGATCGGCTGGGGTACCGGCTGGCATGCCAAGACCATCGGCCCACTCCTGAAGCTCACTCAGCCTGGACAGGAACTCCTCGCAGCACTCATCACACGCTTCCGGCTGGATCGCGAACGCGGTAGCACCCCGTTCCCCAAGACACGACGTTACATCGAACAGGACGGGCAACCGGTGCTCCCGCTCGGCTGGGTTCGCATTCGGATTCCTGAACTCGCCAATGAACCAGCATCGGTTACTGCTCACTAG
- the cas2 gene encoding CRISPR-associated endonuclease Cas2 produces MYVILAYDVGVERNARVLKIARRYLTWVQNSLFEGEVTAAQFKRLQRELAQTIDAAADSVQFYVLPQSSVAQRITLGHVKSAPSQFV; encoded by the coding sequence ATGTATGTGATCCTCGCCTACGACGTTGGCGTGGAGCGGAATGCGCGGGTCTTGAAAATCGCCCGGCGCTACCTGACATGGGTGCAAAATTCTCTCTTCGAAGGCGAGGTAACGGCCGCCCAGTTCAAACGCCTCCAGCGCGAACTTGCGCAAACCATCGACGCTGCAGCAGACAGTGTGCAGTTCTACGTGCTGCCGCAGTCTTCGGTAGCCCAACGCATTACGCTTGGCCACGTCAAGAGTGCGCCAAGCCAGTTCGTCTAA
- the cas6 gene encoding CRISPR system precrRNA processing endoribonuclease RAMP protein Cas6, which produces MPQAYLVPLWTEQATTLPAFLGPFAFAALGERLATSAPDIFARVQDDTEPVTVAVLYDGLWVGQPMTTVVPDRPLWLRVTMLDDTVARSIQQAIAPATLMTLAGWPFRIGQAVPPTNHPLARQARYVNLAQRWLTPAWYPARLRLRLFTPSWHEPDTEWPLVDPRSLLERLALRWNTFAPIVLEPAILASLQHHVRLHAYGLQPRVVNWGDCQLHGAVGWFELSVRPYDPALASVLHLLGDFAYYAGVGINTTRGFGQARPIGLGHE; this is translated from the coding sequence ATGCCCCAGGCGTATCTTGTCCCACTGTGGACAGAGCAGGCGACGACGTTGCCAGCATTCCTCGGGCCGTTTGCCTTCGCTGCTCTCGGCGAACGCCTTGCGACGAGCGCCCCAGACATCTTCGCGCGCGTTCAAGACGACACCGAGCCGGTCACCGTTGCCGTTCTTTACGATGGCCTCTGGGTTGGCCAACCGATGACTACCGTTGTCCCAGATCGCCCGCTCTGGCTCCGTGTCACCATGCTCGATGACACCGTGGCACGCTCGATCCAACAGGCGATCGCGCCAGCAACGCTCATGACTCTCGCAGGTTGGCCATTTCGAATAGGGCAGGCCGTCCCACCGACCAATCACCCCTTAGCGCGACAGGCGCGCTACGTGAATCTTGCGCAACGGTGGTTAACGCCAGCCTGGTATCCGGCTCGCCTGCGTCTCCGGCTTTTCACGCCGTCCTGGCATGAGCCTGATACGGAATGGCCACTAGTTGATCCACGATCACTCCTCGAGCGCTTGGCGCTACGCTGGAATACATTTGCGCCCATCGTGCTGGAGCCGGCTATCCTGGCATCACTCCAGCACCACGTCCGGCTCCATGCCTACGGATTGCAGCCAAGGGTGGTAAACTGGGGCGATTGCCAGCTCCACGGGGCTGTCGGCTGGTTTGAACTATCTGTTCGCCCGTATGATCCAGCCCTGGCAAGCGTTCTTCACCTGCTCGGCGACTTTGCCTACTACGCGGGGGTGGGCATCAACACGACCAGAGGTTTTGGTCAAGCACGACCGATAGGCCTCGGCCACGAATGA
- a CDS encoding TIGR00730 family Rossman fold protein, whose translation MQGTTPARAIRRLCVFCGSASGFRPEYAAAARELGMLLAQQQIGIVYGGGSVGLMGELANAALAAGGEVIGVIPEVLMRREVAHTTVTELRVVKTLFERKAIMAELSDGFLVLPGGLGTLDELSEFATWTQLGLHQKPLVLINTCGFFDDLLQFLKHAVAEGFIPEMHAAIVQVVDSPAAALDLILYGALPEIVPRWAVNEQRH comes from the coding sequence GTGCAAGGAACAACACCGGCGCGGGCAATCCGGCGGCTTTGCGTCTTTTGCGGTTCAGCGAGTGGTTTTCGACCGGAGTATGCAGCGGCAGCGCGTGAACTCGGCATGCTGCTTGCTCAGCAGCAGATTGGCATTGTCTATGGAGGAGGCAGTGTAGGTCTCATGGGCGAGCTTGCCAATGCCGCGCTGGCGGCAGGGGGTGAAGTCATCGGCGTGATCCCAGAAGTCCTCATGCGCCGCGAAGTTGCCCACACCACGGTGACCGAATTGCGTGTAGTCAAGACACTGTTTGAACGCAAGGCGATCATGGCTGAGCTCTCCGATGGGTTCCTCGTCTTGCCAGGTGGACTCGGCACGCTGGATGAGTTGTCAGAGTTTGCTACCTGGACCCAACTTGGGTTGCACCAAAAACCGCTTGTGCTCATCAATACCTGCGGGTTTTTTGATGACCTGCTGCAGTTTCTCAAGCATGCTGTGGCTGAAGGGTTCATCCCAGAGATGCATGCAGCGATTGTGCAGGTTGTAGATTCCCCCGCTGCTGCGCTTGATCTCATCCTCTATGGCGCATTGCCGGAGATCGTGCCACGCTGGGCAGTCAATGAGCAGCGACACTGA
- a CDS encoding VOC family protein — protein MLTQIDHIVVLVTELQQAITTFHDAGFHVIIGGEHPGGTHNALVIFRDGAYLELLAFHHPERRHVHRWYRFLALGGGLIDFCLASDNLDGERARLRIHGLPYRGPEDGSRLRPDGEKVAWRLLVPIEDLTGALPFMIQDVTPREVRVPPTAAQHQNGVTGIGALIVAVPSLDEAVPQYEAILDRPVEGRGEDMELVAETALFTLGPHQLILAAPLGPHSPLASQVIVRPGPAALILQSTTVSGPTPLALNGLRLTLVPTTS, from the coding sequence GTGCTAACGCAAATTGATCATATCGTTGTCCTCGTCACTGAACTGCAGCAGGCGATAACAACATTCCACGACGCTGGTTTCCACGTCATCATCGGCGGTGAGCACCCTGGTGGCACGCACAACGCGCTCGTGATTTTCCGTGATGGCGCTTACCTTGAACTCCTTGCCTTCCATCATCCAGAACGCCGCCATGTTCACCGCTGGTACCGCTTCCTCGCCCTTGGCGGAGGACTAATCGACTTTTGTCTTGCCAGCGACAACCTTGACGGTGAACGAGCCCGGCTGCGCATACACGGGCTGCCATACCGCGGGCCAGAAGATGGCAGCCGACTTCGCCCCGATGGAGAGAAGGTTGCCTGGCGCCTGCTTGTACCAATCGAGGACCTCACCGGTGCCCTGCCATTCATGATCCAAGACGTTACCCCACGAGAGGTCCGCGTCCCTCCAACCGCTGCCCAACACCAGAATGGTGTCACTGGCATTGGCGCGCTCATCGTCGCCGTGCCCTCGCTCGATGAGGCAGTGCCCCAGTATGAAGCAATTTTGGATCGGCCAGTCGAAGGCCGGGGTGAGGACATGGAGCTCGTTGCTGAAACGGCGCTCTTCACACTTGGCCCACACCAGCTGATCCTTGCCGCGCCGCTCGGTCCCCATAGTCCGCTCGCTAGCCAAGTTATTGTCCGTCCAGGTCCAGCTGCACTCATCCTTCAGAGCACAACGGTGAGTGGGCCAACACCGCTCGCGCTCAACGGCCTGCGCCTAACACTCGTCCCCACAACCTCGTGA